A stretch of Fusobacterium periodonticum ATCC 33693 DNA encodes these proteins:
- a CDS encoding HNH endonuclease: MKNVNIENFNEKNFVDEFGNIYTFHKRDNKLFKRKLTLDRYGYLYVELISNDSKERKKFKVHRLVALTYLKNKDNKPTVNHKDGNKTNNNLNNLEFMTNKEQQIHYAKNLKTKKEVRTIYVFNNNLELIDKHKGFKTLMEKYKITKSFIQGSINKEYFCQKNKYGIYLRLKNEKPIFKKQKYGNIKIKELNDNKIFNSITEASEYYGLKNCFIIEGIKKEKSFFHVFRNKKLKRYFHFVKI, encoded by the coding sequence ATGAAAAATGTTAATATAGAAAATTTTAATGAAAAAAACTTTGTAGATGAATTTGGAAATATTTATACTTTTCATAAAAGAGATAATAAATTATTTAAAAGAAAATTAACTTTAGATAGATATGGTTATTTGTATGTAGAACTAATTTCTAACGATAGTAAAGAAAGAAAAAAATTTAAAGTTCATAGATTAGTTGCTTTAACTTATTTAAAAAATAAAGATAATAAGCCAACAGTTAATCATAAAGATGGGAACAAAACAAATAACAATTTAAATAATTTAGAATTTATGACTAATAAAGAACAACAAATTCATTATGCCAAAAATTTAAAAACTAAAAAAGAAGTTAGAACAATTTATGTTTTTAATAACAATTTAGAATTGATTGATAAACATAAAGGATTTAAAACTTTAATGGAAAAATATAAAATAACAAAATCATTTATTCAAGGTTCTATAAATAAAGAATATTTTTGTCAAAAAAATAAATATGGAATATACCTTAGACTTAAAAACGAAAAACCAATATTTAAAAAACAAAAATATGGAAATATAAAAATAAAAGAATTAAATGATAATAAAATATTTAATTCAATAACAGAAGCTTCTGAATATTATGGTTTAAAAAATTGTTTTATAATAGAAGGAATTAAAAAAGAAAAAAGTTTTTTTCATGTTTTTAGAAATAAAAAACTAAAGAGATACTTTCATTTTGTTAAAATATAA